The proteins below come from a single Cyanobacterium stanieri LEGE 03274 genomic window:
- a CDS encoding RNA polymerase sigma factor, RpoD/SigA family → MPTAKLNGMDKKKVNTVDMVRTYLQEIGKVPLLSHEQEIVFGKQVQEMMSLYAQKEELAEKLDHEPTLEEWAEAVEKSPAELRKLIHQGKRAKQKMIEANLRLVVAIAKKYQKRNMEFLDLIQEGSLGLERGVEKFDPTKGFKFSTYAYWWIRQAITRAIAQQARTIRLPIHITEKLNKIKKTQRELSQKLGRSPNQSEIANALDLEPSQIREYFSIARQPISLDVKVGDNQDTELSELLEDEGLSPDKYITQELMRQDLHKLLGELTTQQQEVVRLRFGLEDGKELSLAKIGQRMGISRERVRQLEQQALAHLRKKRGSVREYIVTG, encoded by the coding sequence ATGCCCACTGCCAAATTAAACGGAATGGACAAGAAAAAAGTTAATACTGTAGATATGGTGCGTACCTATTTACAAGAAATCGGAAAAGTCCCCCTTCTGAGTCATGAGCAAGAAATTGTTTTTGGGAAGCAAGTACAGGAAATGATGTCTTTGTATGCCCAGAAAGAAGAACTAGCCGAAAAATTGGACCATGAACCAACTTTAGAGGAGTGGGCAGAGGCTGTGGAAAAAAGTCCTGCGGAGTTAAGGAAACTTATCCATCAGGGTAAACGTGCTAAGCAGAAAATGATTGAGGCGAATTTACGTCTTGTAGTGGCGATCGCCAAGAAGTACCAAAAAAGAAACATGGAGTTTTTGGACTTGATTCAAGAAGGTAGTCTCGGTTTAGAAAGGGGTGTCGAAAAATTTGACCCCACCAAAGGTTTTAAATTCTCTACCTATGCTTACTGGTGGATTCGTCAGGCTATCACAAGGGCGATCGCACAACAAGCCAGAACAATCCGTTTACCAATACACATCACAGAAAAACTAAATAAAATCAAAAAAACCCAACGGGAATTATCTCAAAAACTAGGCAGAAGCCCCAACCAAAGTGAAATAGCTAACGCCCTAGACTTAGAACCTTCCCAAATCAGAGAATACTTCAGCATCGCCCGTCAACCCATCTCCCTCGATGTAAAAGTGGGAGATAACCAAGATACTGAATTATCCGAACTCCTAGAAGATGAAGGATTATCCCCCGACAAATATATAACCCAAGAACTCATGCGTCAAGACTTACACAAACTTCTAGGGGAATTAACCACCCAACAACAAGAAGTAGTAAGACTACGCTTTGGCTTAGAAGACGGTAAAGAATTATCCCTAGCCAAAATTGGTCAAAGAATGGGTATTAGTAGAGAAAGAGTTCGTCAACTAGAACAACAAGCCCTAGCCCATCTACGCAAAAAACGAGGAAGCGTCAGAGAATACATCGTCACAGGCTAA
- the psb30 gene encoding photosystem II reaction center protein Ycf12/Psb30: MDFITNFFSNVNFEVILQLTSVSLILIAGPVIVFILYALRGDL; this comes from the coding sequence ATGGACTTTATCACAAACTTTTTTAGTAATGTAAACTTTGAAGTAATTTTACAGTTAACCTCCGTTAGTTTAATCCTCATCGCAGGACCTGTAATTGTTTTTATTCTCTATGCCCTAAGAGGAGACCTATAA
- a CDS encoding thiamine phosphate synthase, whose product MINQKTAIYRILDANLDRAREGLRIVEEWCRFGLNDGESASVCKDMRQELGGWHSDDLRTSRDTPNDPGTQLTHPQEEERESLEALLQANFCRVQEALRVLEEYGKLYNGEFATGMKQLRYQVYGLESKLIGKSWQELLNRVSLYLVTMPVDNFFGVIELALKGGLKIVQYRHKNQDDLVKLKEAYKLRQLCHQYGALFIVNDRPDIALAVNADGVHLGQTDMPVGLARQMLGSNKIIGKSTTNPQEMAKALAEGVDYIGVGPVYETPTKAGKKAAGLEYVRYAQANATVPWFAIGGIDETNVGDVVKAGASRVAVVRAIMQGDNPTSMTQNLLSQL is encoded by the coding sequence ATGATTAATCAAAAAACTGCTATATATCGCATTTTGGATGCTAATTTAGATAGGGCAAGGGAGGGGTTGAGAATTGTTGAGGAATGGTGTCGCTTTGGTTTAAATGATGGTGAGAGTGCTTCTGTGTGTAAGGATATGCGTCAGGAGTTAGGGGGTTGGCACAGTGATGATTTACGTACTTCTAGGGATACTCCTAATGATCCTGGTACTCAATTAACCCATCCTCAAGAGGAGGAGAGGGAGAGTTTGGAGGCTTTGTTACAGGCGAATTTTTGTCGTGTGCAGGAGGCTTTGAGGGTATTGGAGGAGTATGGAAAGCTATATAATGGCGAGTTTGCCACAGGGATGAAACAATTACGTTATCAAGTTTATGGTTTGGAGAGTAAGTTAATTGGTAAGTCTTGGCAGGAGTTATTGAATAGGGTGAGTTTGTATTTGGTGACGATGCCTGTGGATAATTTTTTTGGGGTGATTGAGTTGGCTTTGAAGGGGGGTTTAAAAATAGTTCAATATCGTCATAAAAATCAGGATGATTTGGTAAAGCTGAAGGAGGCTTATAAGTTAAGGCAGTTATGTCATCAATATGGGGCTTTGTTTATTGTTAACGATCGCCCTGACATCGCCCTTGCGGTGAATGCGGATGGGGTACATTTAGGACAAACGGATATGCCTGTTGGTTTGGCTAGGCAAATGTTAGGGAGTAATAAAATTATCGGTAAGTCCACCACAAATCCCCAAGAAATGGCTAAGGCCTTGGCAGAAGGGGTTGATTATATTGGGGTAGGTCCTGTTTATGAAACCCCTACTAAGGCTGGAAAGAAGGCGGCGGGATTGGAATATGTCCGTTATGCTCAGGCTAATGCCACTGTACCTTGGTTTGCCATTGGGGGCATTGATGAAACCAATGTGGGGGATGTGGTAAAGGCGGGGGCTAGTCGTGTGGCTGTGGTTCGGGCTATTATGCAGGGAGATAACCCTACTTCTATGACTCAGAATTTGTTATCTCAGTTGTAG
- the dacB gene encoding D-alanyl-D-alanine carboxypeptidase/D-alanyl-D-alanine endopeptidase — MLKISLKVVFSLFFILNPLAEYPAQAQNNNKICEQDLGQHIDTILENPLQKRATWGILVKEPNSENILYELNSEKYFIPASNTKVLTTAAALLKLGTNYQISTPVYYTGEMPRIDSLIIVGSGDPTMTTTKLEEVAEHLKERGIDSINQLIVKDDASFSEMINGTWENSDLPYYYAPPVSDIILNENTVTVSLRGEDINQPAIIEWSDHVAGKQWRVINNVLTTNNPEDNNVRLVPNWRESTIEVTGELGLNQESRQWWLSIPNPHQYFLDSFQRVLQNEDILVSRTQVVSDDNVNLAQPLIEIKSHYLSDIINTTNKDSNNLFAEILLRQLREENKSEFDVQREILTTINVNGETYNLRDGSGLSRQNLVTPSAMVATLEGMINSPYQSFFRQSLPMAGVDGTLRNRFQDSLGGERFLAKTGTLTGVTALSGYLEMESYPDLIVSVMVNQSSEGAVILRETTDNIVNTVARVMVCD; from the coding sequence ATGTTAAAAATCAGTTTAAAAGTTGTTTTTTCCCTTTTTTTTATTCTTAACCCCCTTGCCGAATACCCTGCACAAGCACAAAATAACAACAAAATATGTGAGCAAGATTTAGGGCAACATATCGACACTATTTTAGAAAATCCGCTCCAGAAAAGAGCTACTTGGGGTATTTTGGTTAAAGAACCTAACTCGGAAAATATTCTTTATGAGTTAAATAGTGAAAAATATTTTATCCCTGCATCTAATACCAAGGTGTTAACCACCGCTGCGGCTTTGCTGAAATTAGGTACGAATTATCAAATTTCTACCCCTGTTTATTACACGGGGGAAATGCCTCGTATAGATAGTTTAATCATAGTTGGTAGTGGAGATCCTACCATGACCACTACTAAGTTAGAAGAAGTTGCGGAACACCTAAAGGAAAGGGGAATTGATAGTATTAATCAGTTGATTGTTAAAGATGATGCCTCTTTTAGTGAGATGATTAATGGTACATGGGAAAACTCAGATTTACCTTACTATTATGCTCCCCCTGTAAGTGATATTATTCTTAATGAAAATACTGTTACTGTTAGTCTGCGAGGGGAAGATATTAATCAACCTGCGATAATTGAATGGTCGGATCATGTAGCAGGAAAACAGTGGAGGGTTATTAATAATGTTCTTACTACTAATAATCCTGAGGATAACAATGTTAGGTTAGTTCCTAATTGGCGTGAATCAACCATAGAAGTTACAGGGGAATTAGGGTTAAATCAAGAATCTCGTCAGTGGTGGTTATCTATACCGAATCCCCATCAATATTTTTTGGATAGTTTCCAACGGGTTTTACAAAATGAAGATATTTTAGTTTCTCGCACTCAAGTGGTTAGTGATGATAATGTGAATTTAGCTCAACCATTGATAGAAATTAAATCCCATTATTTATCAGATATAATCAACACGACGAATAAGGATAGTAATAATTTATTTGCTGAAATATTATTAAGACAATTAAGAGAGGAGAATAAAAGTGAGTTTGATGTTCAACGGGAAATTTTGACCACTATCAATGTGAATGGGGAAACCTATAATCTTCGGGATGGTTCTGGGCTTTCTCGACAAAATTTGGTAACTCCTTCGGCGATGGTTGCTACCTTAGAAGGAATGATAAATAGTCCATATCAGAGTTTTTTTCGCCAATCTTTACCTATGGCGGGGGTAGATGGTACTCTTAGAAACCGTTTTCAGGATAGTTTAGGGGGGGAACGTTTTTTGGCAAAAACAGGTACTCTAACGGGGGTTACGGCTCTTTCTGGTTATCTGGAAATGGAAAGTTATCCTGATTTGATTGTTAGTGTAATGGTGAATCAATCTTCTGAGGGGGCTGTTATTTTGAGGGAAACGACAGATAATATTGTTAATACGGTGGCTAGAGTAATGGTATGTGATTGA
- a CDS encoding ArsR/SmtB family transcription factor codes for MSNLTEEKTSAVVASECLMAKMSPSALGLVADFFKVLSESSRLNIVCALRSGEKNVSEIIDITELGQANVSKHLKILAGAGVVTRTQKGINVYYKISNAFVFELCDLVCNSLSIQIEQQNKHLQHLRAMQQTIEN; via the coding sequence ATGAGTAATTTAACCGAAGAAAAAACCTCCGCCGTTGTTGCCTCAGAATGTTTAATGGCGAAAATGTCTCCTTCTGCATTGGGTTTGGTGGCTGACTTTTTCAAAGTGTTATCCGAAAGTAGTCGTTTAAATATTGTCTGTGCTTTACGTAGTGGCGAAAAAAATGTTTCTGAAATCATTGATATTACAGAATTAGGACAAGCCAATGTATCTAAACACCTGAAAATTCTAGCGGGGGCTGGGGTGGTTACCCGTACTCAAAAAGGTATTAATGTTTACTATAAAATATCCAATGCTTTTGTTTTTGAATTGTGTGATTTGGTGTGTAATTCCTTATCTATCCAAATTGAGCAACAAAATAAACATTTACAACACCTACGGGCAATGCAACAAACCATCGAAAATTGA
- a CDS encoding TIGR01548 family HAD-type hydrolase: MSAIVVFDIDGVIRDVTNSYRRALADTVEHFTGGNHRPNMEEIDNLKGEGVWNNDWEGSQELIYRYYEGVGTPRSQVNYSYGEIVHFFQCRYRGRDPQNADTWDGYITQEPLLVDGDFFQGLTDNGYFWGFFSGATRGSAEYILTRRLGLKNPVLVAMEDAPGKPDPTGLFMAVESIKQRNNIRESLPVLYLGDTVADMMTITRAKSVKPDDDFRAIAVLPPHIHHHESLIAGYSKKMLDAGAQEVLTRVIDFSGC; this comes from the coding sequence ATGAGCGCGATTGTAGTTTTTGATATTGATGGGGTAATTCGTGATGTTACTAATTCCTATCGTCGGGCGTTAGCTGATACGGTGGAACATTTTACGGGGGGAAATCATCGCCCTAATATGGAGGAGATTGATAACCTTAAGGGAGAAGGAGTATGGAATAATGATTGGGAAGGTTCTCAGGAGTTAATTTATCGCTATTATGAGGGGGTGGGTACGCCTCGTTCACAGGTAAATTATTCTTATGGGGAAATTGTTCATTTTTTCCAATGTCGTTACCGTGGTAGAGATCCTCAAAATGCTGATACTTGGGATGGTTATATTACTCAAGAGCCTTTGTTGGTGGACGGAGATTTTTTTCAAGGTTTAACGGATAATGGTTATTTTTGGGGTTTTTTTAGTGGGGCAACCAGGGGTTCGGCGGAATATATTCTAACTCGTCGTTTAGGATTAAAAAACCCTGTGTTGGTAGCCATGGAGGATGCTCCTGGAAAGCCTGATCCTACGGGGTTGTTTATGGCGGTAGAATCTATTAAACAGAGAAATAATATTCGGGAGTCGTTACCTGTGCTTTATTTGGGTGATACGGTGGCTGATATGATGACTATTACTCGGGCTAAGTCTGTTAAACCTGATGATGATTTTAGGGCGATCGCCGTTTTACCTCCCCATATTCATCACCATGAAAGTTTAATTGCTGGTTACAGTAAAAAAATGCTTGATGCAGGGGCGCAAGAGGTTTTAACGAGGGTAATTGATTTTTCGGGTTGTTAA
- a CDS encoding HAD family hydrolase encodes MRTIICQGKQFTNIEAIIFDKDGTLADSESFLRELAFKRARIIDAQIPGTAEPLLMAYGVERDYLNPTGLMAVGSHHENLIVSAGYIAETGRSWFESLTIARHSFDEADKALPNRGNTSPLFAGSLEVLETLSEAGLPLGILSADSTQGVAEFVNNHQLSSYIDLIMGVDSGLSKPDPRLFLQACEKMNVRPENTLMIGDSQGDIAMAKNAGAAGVIGICWNNPQAHHLKSADVVISDLAMVSVI; translated from the coding sequence ATGAGAACAATTATCTGTCAAGGCAAACAATTTACCAACATAGAAGCCATAATCTTTGATAAAGATGGTACTTTGGCCGATTCTGAAAGTTTTCTTAGGGAATTAGCCTTCAAACGTGCCAGAATAATTGATGCTCAAATACCAGGCACCGCAGAACCTTTACTCATGGCCTATGGTGTCGAAAGAGACTACCTCAACCCCACAGGATTAATGGCGGTAGGTAGTCATCATGAAAACCTGATTGTCTCCGCAGGATATATCGCTGAAACTGGTAGAAGTTGGTTTGAATCCTTAACCATTGCCCGACATAGTTTTGATGAAGCCGATAAAGCCCTACCGAATCGAGGAAATACATCTCCTTTATTTGCAGGAAGTCTCGAAGTTTTAGAAACCCTATCGGAAGCTGGATTACCCCTTGGTATTCTCTCCGCCGATAGCACCCAAGGAGTTGCTGAATTTGTTAACAACCATCAACTAAGTTCTTATATCGATCTTATCATGGGGGTCGATAGCGGGTTATCAAAACCAGATCCCCGTCTATTCCTTCAAGCCTGTGAAAAAATGAATGTTCGTCCAGAAAATACCCTAATGATAGGAGATTCTCAAGGAGATATTGCCATGGCAAAAAACGCAGGAGCGGCGGGAGTAATAGGCATTTGTTGGAATAATCCCCAAGCCCATCACCTAAAAAGTGCTGATGTGGTAATTTCTGATTTAGCAATGGTCTCCGTTATTTAA
- a CDS encoding YkgJ family cysteine cluster protein, whose protein sequence is MGTWRCIEGCGACCNLEPGDRPDLESYLTPENLQLYLSMVGENGWCINYNHDTRKCNIYEDRPSFCRVTPATFTKMFAIEPEEFNEFAMDCCIQQIEAIHGNPSEELDRYLSQTQS, encoded by the coding sequence ATGGGTACATGGCGTTGTATAGAAGGTTGTGGTGCTTGTTGTAACTTAGAGCCGGGCGATCGCCCCGATTTAGAATCCTATTTAACCCCCGAAAATCTGCAACTATACCTGAGCATGGTAGGGGAAAATGGTTGGTGTATCAACTATAACCATGACACCAGAAAATGTAACATTTATGAAGATAGACCCAGTTTTTGTCGAGTCACCCCAGCAACCTTTACAAAAATGTTTGCCATCGAACCAGAAGAATTTAACGAATTTGCCATGGATTGTTGTATCCAACAAATTGAAGCAATCCACGGTAATCCCAGTGAAGAATTAGATCGCTATCTCAGCCAAACACAAAGTTAG
- the malQ gene encoding 4-alpha-glucanotransferase, protein MFDRRSSGILLHPTSLPSAYGIGDLGGGAYGFVDFLHSSDQQVWQILPLGPTGSGNSPYLSYSALAGNPLLISLDILFGDGLLTEEDINQAKEKFEKVDPSRINFQLVIETKFPLLRKAFDTFQETPEDEYKQEFDQFCHDYSYWLENYSLFMALKEYHHGAAWFQWDQDIAKREPEAIHKWQLKLGDEMFYHKFLQFSFFRQWCNLKNYANERGIQIFGDIPIYVAHDSVDVWANQGIFRLDEETGAAASMAGVPPDYFSETGQLWGNPVYDWEALEKTNFAWWVQRIKGMLQYVDIMRIDHFRGFESFWAVPQGETTAMNGEWVKALGDEFFTILEKELGILPIVAEDLGVITPEVEALRDKFSFPGMKVLHFAFDSDRANGFLPYNYDNRNCVVYTGTHDNDTTVGWFEKRSFEERNRVVDYLGSICKEGIHWSLIRLALGSVANMAVFPVQDLLGLGSNSKMNTPGTVQDNWSWRYQDHDLTEDVGQHLQYLTYLYGRQPIND, encoded by the coding sequence ATGTTTGATCGTCGCTCTAGTGGAATATTACTCCATCCCACATCCTTACCTAGTGCTTACGGTATAGGAGACTTAGGAGGAGGAGCTTATGGATTTGTCGATTTCCTTCATAGCAGTGATCAACAAGTATGGCAGATTTTACCCCTAGGGCCAACGGGAAGCGGTAACTCCCCCTACTTATCCTATTCAGCCTTAGCAGGTAACCCCCTCCTAATCAGTCTTGATATTCTATTCGGGGACGGTTTATTAACAGAGGAAGACATCAACCAAGCTAAGGAAAAATTTGAGAAAGTTGACCCCTCAAGAATCAATTTTCAGTTAGTGATTGAAACTAAATTCCCCTTGCTCAGAAAAGCCTTTGATACTTTTCAGGAAACACCAGAGGACGAATATAAGCAAGAATTTGATCAATTTTGCCATGACTATAGTTATTGGTTAGAAAACTACTCCCTTTTTATGGCTCTCAAAGAATACCACCATGGTGCAGCGTGGTTTCAGTGGGATCAAGACATTGCCAAAAGAGAACCCGAAGCCATCCATAAATGGCAATTAAAGCTAGGGGATGAAATGTTCTACCACAAGTTTTTGCAGTTTAGCTTTTTCCGCCAATGGTGTAATTTAAAAAACTATGCCAATGAAAGGGGAATCCAGATTTTTGGTGATATTCCCATTTATGTCGCCCATGATAGTGTAGATGTCTGGGCAAATCAAGGCATCTTCCGTCTCGATGAGGAAACGGGGGCAGCTGCATCTATGGCGGGAGTACCGCCCGATTATTTTAGTGAAACTGGTCAATTATGGGGTAATCCTGTTTACGATTGGGAAGCCTTGGAAAAAACTAACTTTGCTTGGTGGGTACAAAGAATTAAGGGGATGTTGCAATATGTGGATATAATGCGCATCGATCATTTTCGGGGTTTTGAGTCTTTTTGGGCTGTGCCTCAGGGGGAAACCACGGCGATGAATGGGGAATGGGTAAAGGCTCTAGGGGATGAATTTTTTACTATTTTGGAAAAAGAGCTGGGTATATTACCCATTGTGGCCGAAGATTTGGGAGTGATTACCCCTGAAGTGGAGGCGTTGCGGGACAAGTTTAGCTTTCCTGGGATGAAGGTACTTCATTTTGCTTTTGATTCCGATCGCGCCAATGGTTTCTTACCGTACAATTATGATAATCGCAATTGTGTGGTTTATACGGGTACTCACGATAATGATACAACGGTGGGTTGGTTTGAAAAGCGTTCTTTTGAGGAGCGTAATCGTGTGGTGGACTATCTTGGTTCAATTTGTAAGGAAGGAATCCATTGGAGTTTGATTCGTTTAGCCCTTGGTTCGGTGGCTAATATGGCGGTTTTTCCTGTGCAGGATTTATTGGGGTTAGGTAGTAATTCTAAGATGAATACCCCTGGTACAGTGCAGGATAATTGGAGTTGGCGTTATCAGGATCATGATTTAACCGAAGATGTGGGGCAACATCTCCAGTATCTAACTTATCTTTATGGACGCCAACCGATTAATGATTAG
- a CDS encoding 30S ribosomal protein PSRP-3, translating to MEATVETLETNIDGRFVLKVVWLDKDVALAVDYVISKGTSPLTPYYFWPRSDAWQDLKDELDKKNWITDTEKIELLNQATEIINFWQEKGRVTSMAQAQEKFPGVVFSGTN from the coding sequence TTGGAAGCTACAGTAGAAACCTTAGAAACAAACATTGACGGTCGCTTTGTATTAAAAGTCGTTTGGTTAGACAAGGATGTTGCCTTAGCGGTAGATTATGTGATCAGTAAAGGTACAAGCCCCCTAACTCCCTATTACTTCTGGCCTCGTAGCGATGCTTGGCAAGACTTGAAAGACGAGTTAGACAAGAAAAATTGGATCACTGATACCGAAAAAATTGAGTTATTAAACCAAGCTACCGAAATTATTAATTTCTGGCAAGAAAAAGGTAGAGTTACCTCTATGGCACAGGCTCAAGAAAAGTTTCCAGGGGTCGTTTTTTCTGGCACAAACTAA
- a CDS encoding glutathione S-transferase family protein produces the protein MGLLIDGVWQNKWYDTDKNQGKFIRQASAFRNWITPDGEPGITGKGGFKPELGRYHLYISLACPWAHRTLIFRKLKGLEEIIPISIVNWYMGEQGWTFAPAPGVIADPIFHAQYLHQIYTHADAQYTGRVTVPILWDKKTNTIVNNESSEIIRIFNNAFDGIGAKKGDYYPPHLRSQIDQLNDRIYHNINNGVYKCGFATTQSAYEEALTPLFETLDWLETILSQKTYLTGNQITEADWRLFTTLIRFDAVYVGHFKCNLRRIADYSHLSRYLNNLYTIEGIAETVDFDHIKKHYYQSHPTINPTGIVPVGPLLEFTKTPNH, from the coding sequence ATGGGACTATTAATTGACGGTGTCTGGCAGAATAAATGGTACGACACCGATAAAAACCAAGGAAAATTTATCCGCCAAGCATCGGCATTTCGTAACTGGATTACCCCCGATGGTGAGCCAGGTATCACAGGAAAAGGAGGATTTAAACCCGAATTAGGACGTTATCATCTTTACATATCCTTAGCTTGTCCTTGGGCCCACCGTACCCTTATTTTTCGCAAACTAAAAGGATTAGAAGAAATTATCCCTATTTCCATCGTTAACTGGTACATGGGCGAACAAGGCTGGACATTTGCCCCCGCCCCAGGGGTTATTGCTGATCCCATATTTCATGCCCAATATCTCCATCAAATTTATACCCATGCCGACGCACAATACACAGGGAGAGTCACTGTGCCAATTTTATGGGATAAAAAAACTAATACCATTGTTAATAACGAATCATCGGAAATTATTCGCATTTTTAATAATGCCTTTGACGGTATTGGTGCAAAAAAAGGGGATTATTACCCTCCCCATTTAAGAAGCCAAATTGATCAACTCAACGATCGCATTTACCACAACATCAACAACGGGGTTTATAAATGTGGTTTTGCTACCACCCAATCCGCCTACGAAGAAGCCTTAACACCCCTCTTTGAAACCCTAGATTGGCTAGAAACGATCCTATCTCAAAAAACATATCTAACGGGAAATCAAATCACCGAAGCAGACTGGAGACTATTTACCACCCTAATTCGTTTCGATGCCGTATATGTGGGACATTTTAAATGTAATCTACGGCGTATCGCCGACTACTCCCATCTTTCCCGCTATTTAAACAACCTTTATACCATCGAAGGCATAGCCGAAACCGTTGACTTTGACCATATCAAAAAACACTATTACCAAAGTCACCCCACCATCAATCCCACAGGTATTGTACCCGTAGGACCATTATTAGAGTTCACAAAAACCCCTAATCATTAA
- a CDS encoding FHA domain-containing protein produces the protein MITCPNCQYENPDGATVCELCFTPLGEGAVTTQCPNCKADVPPNATFCGECGFSLTNSVGTDDVNINDINMEEASYQTPSAATRAETSIKQETFLQMPSASLLHVQTNTTIELASDLPVIHLGKANETVPPDIDVSGFPNSQIVSRIHADIRQENGSYFLEDTGSANGTYVNHVPLARGNRHCLSNGDRIALGKEDKVTFIFQVN, from the coding sequence ATGATTACTTGTCCTAATTGTCAATATGAAAATCCTGACGGGGCGACAGTTTGCGAACTTTGTTTTACCCCCCTAGGAGAAGGGGCTGTAACGACACAATGCCCGAATTGTAAGGCCGATGTGCCTCCTAATGCTACTTTTTGTGGGGAGTGTGGCTTTAGTCTGACAAACTCGGTGGGGACTGATGATGTCAACATAAATGATATAAATATGGAAGAGGCTAGTTATCAAACTCCTTCGGCCGCCACTAGGGCTGAAACTTCCATTAAACAAGAAACCTTTTTACAGATGCCCTCGGCGAGTTTGCTCCATGTACAAACTAATACTACCATTGAATTAGCCTCTGATTTACCTGTGATTCACTTAGGGAAGGCTAATGAAACTGTGCCTCCTGATATTGATGTGTCGGGTTTTCCTAACTCGCAAATTGTTTCCCGTATTCATGCCGATATCCGTCAGGAAAATGGCTCTTATTTCCTGGAAGATACTGGTAGCGCCAATGGTACTTATGTTAATCATGTTCCTTTGGCAAGGGGTAATCGTCATTGTTTGAGTAATGGCGATCGCATCGCCCTCGGTAAAGAAGATAAAGTAACTTTTATTTTTCAAGTAAATTAA
- a CDS encoding deoxycytidylate deaminase, with amino-acid sequence MIDREANRPSWDEYFMLMAKLAATRSTCLAFPVGAVIVKNRQVLATGYNGSPSGSVHCTAQGFCYEGLSSCDASKDLPSRAVHAEANAIALAARHGISTEGATIYVTLEPCISCLKLIISAGIKEVFYETDFNKGDRLTVRDYYVQDGLVKLHKMVIRDGVAIKSGEFLTNPVSRPQTTTEITNSES; translated from the coding sequence ATGATTGATAGAGAAGCAAATCGTCCCTCATGGGATGAATATTTTATGTTGATGGCTAAATTAGCCGCCACTCGTTCCACTTGTTTAGCCTTTCCTGTGGGGGCAGTAATTGTCAAAAACCGTCAGGTATTAGCCACGGGTTATAATGGTTCTCCCTCTGGTTCGGTACATTGTACCGCCCAAGGCTTTTGTTATGAAGGTTTAAGTAGTTGTGATGCTAGTAAAGATTTACCTTCTCGAGCAGTTCATGCAGAAGCAAATGCTATCGCCCTTGCCGCCCGTCATGGTATCTCCACCGAAGGTGCAACCATTTATGTTACTCTCGAACCCTGTATTTCTTGTCTAAAATTAATTATTTCCGCAGGTATTAAGGAAGTTTTTTACGAAACCGATTTTAATAAGGGCGATCGCCTCACCGTTAGAGATTATTATGTACAAGATGGTTTAGTAAAACTCCATAAAATGGTTATTCGGGATGGTGTGGCCATCAAAAGCGGAGAATTTTTAACCAATCCCGTTTCTAGGCCTCAAACTACAACTGAGATAACAAATTCTGAGTCATAG
- a CDS encoding pentapeptide repeat-containing protein, whose amino-acid sequence MSKEISWKLLTRDIDKWNQLRKFDPQKNEQIDLSGINLSNINLEKANLSNCNLTNANLIGSNLRFADLRGANLSQCNLIGVNLRLANLRESYIIQAKLNRANLSEANMICCTLNESDLSHANLYETELIGAYLYKTNLSHAQLVNTHLSKAYLVCANLDYATLHQTDLRWANLSHVNLSKTINPESLQP is encoded by the coding sequence ATGAGTAAAGAAATCAGTTGGAAACTCTTAACAAGAGACATAGATAAATGGAATCAACTAAGAAAATTTGACCCCCAAAAAAACGAGCAAATCGACCTTTCAGGCATCAACTTAAGTAACATTAATCTTGAAAAAGCTAACCTGAGCAACTGTAACCTAACCAACGCTAACCTAATCGGTAGTAACCTTCGATTTGCAGACCTAAGAGGAGCAAATCTAAGCCAATGTAACCTCATTGGAGTTAACCTAAGACTAGCTAACCTAAGAGAATCCTACATCATTCAAGCAAAATTAAATAGAGCCAACCTGAGCGAAGCAAATATGATTTGCTGTACCCTTAACGAATCAGATTTGAGCCATGCCAATCTCTATGAAACCGAGCTTATCGGAGCATATCTCTACAAAACTAACCTTAGCCACGCCCAATTAGTCAACACCCATCTTAGTAAGGCTTATTTAGTCTGTGCTAACTTGGATTATGCCACACTCCATCAAACCGATTTGCGATGGGCTAATTTATCCCATGTGAATCTATCCAAAACCATCAACCCTGAATCCTTACAACCATAG